A single genomic interval of Pectinophora gossypiella chromosome 22, ilPecGoss1.1, whole genome shotgun sequence harbors:
- the LOC126377143 gene encoding putative nuclease HARBI1, which translates to MSDSDLYSDFEEFMDYVYDNPYDYPARKYIRDAQNPLECYDEEQFQKRFRFRKDTVVHMILPLIGLQSNVTNKGLPLPPILQLLIALRFYATGNFQIVCGDLHKISQPVVSKIVAKLSKILAMKVVEFIKFPGAHERANVKRAFYQRAQFPGVIGCIDCTHVPIKNPSRENGELFRNRKGEFSINVQLICGPQMLIYDIVARWPGSAHDSRIFSNSRCSMRFEEGDLVGAGILLGDSGYAQSSYTYTPVLNPQTPAQERYNRSHISTRNIIERLNGVLKRRFACLSRKLQNKIKNVPNIIVACAVLHNISVNTNQEMPEPLRSRIDPPTPVPDNERGSIIRASFIARHFS; encoded by the exons atgagtGATAGTGACTTATATAGTGACTTTGAAGAGTTTATGGATTATGTTTATGATAATCCTTACGATTATCCGGCGCGGAAATATATCAGAGACGCTCAAAACCCTTTGGAATGTTACGACgaagaacaatttcaaaaacgctttcgaTTTAGGAAAGATACCGTTGTTCATATGATATTGCCACTGATTGGATTGCAATCAAATGTAACCAACAAAGGGTTACCTTTACCACCCATATTGCAACTACTCATAGCGTTAAGATTTTATGCTACAGGAAACTTCCAG ATTGTTTGCGGAGACCTGCATAAGATCAGTCAGCCAGTTGTATCTAAAATCGTGGCTAAGCTATCGAAAATATTAGCAATGAAAGTAGTTGAGTTTATCAAGTTCCCTGGAGCACACGAGAGAGCCAACGTGAAGAGAGCATTTTACCAACGTGCTCAATTCCCAGGGGTAATCGGGTGCATTGACTGCACTCACGTACCAATTAAAAATCCGAGTCGGGAAAATGGAGAACTTTTCAGAAATAGAAAAGGTGAGTTCTCTATAAATGTACAACTAATATGCGGGCCACAAATGTTGATTTACGACATTGTGGCAAGGTGGCCAGGATCTGCCCATGATTCCCGCATATTCAGCAACAGCCGTTGTAGTATGCGCTTTGAAGAAGGGGATTTAGTAGGTGCTGGCATACTTTTAGGGGACAGTGGATATGCACAGTCGTCTTACACGTATACTCCCGTGCTAAATCCACAAACACCAGCTCAGGAGCGCTACAACAGATCCCATATCAGTACTAGAAATATTATAGAAAGGCTGAATGGTGTCCTGAAAAGAAGATTTGCTTGTTTAAGCAGGAAGCttcagaacaaaataaaaaatgtccctaacatcATCGTGGCATGTGCTGTATTGCACAATATCAGTGTTAACACTAACCAAGAAATGCCAGAACCCTTGAGGTCAAGGATAGACCCACCAACACCTGTTCCAGACAATGAACGAGGTAGTATTATAAGAGCTAGTTTTATCGCAAGACATTttagttaa
- the LOC126377038 gene encoding PR domain zinc finger protein 5-like, producing MAESSNQGSNIVIEEKNNFRPNEAEECRICLSNFGDLPIYGDEISPDVSLEVMTFGVIQVDPLDPFPKFMCEDCFRLLESAISFRKLAKRSDRILKRQKWRRKRKKSGDKTDKSKAFKMKSDDGDIREINSQNINFVALPENANAEESYGEDDSIPLSHLVPNSNTMYVESVTFDKATFSGTTYDNDEAHVKKAQINNFYVTEVQDDTAYNNEGQSNIAYINEFENYVDFKNETEVNNVAYHIDVQSDVIYHIDNPNNQALQHDSENNETLSKKANDQVVEHEDVEVLKDIDKEVLGSNEKAITVSEDKGILSGDCIEVLESTGIDDNDSDAMMLIVSDDKSKPDSYSCKLCNLIFPSSEEYEEHRLTIDHKRNYIMSFLPKKPKSAEKKETVYPKDRKCDICNRVFTKLHYPRHMFTQHKIKIDTARSGTKKECPICKQFLHPLALNRHIKSKHNTDPGPIPKVKIECPVCHKMFSKDFYPLHMQKHEDETKNFICDQCGKKFFYKSTFYTHRLVHSNELPHKCDYCPYKGRTKGLLKTHVRTHTGDYPYQCTQCDTRCLTKSNLNAHLQRHRGPIDFICDTCNRGFYTKIQLERHILVIHLGIKNHICNLCGLAFGYRHGLMSHQLNVHKRAKGVGKARAVYLRLEEQGLKLSQQSEQENVNVTVNPPEQTT from the coding sequence ATGGCAGAATCTTCCAATCAAGGGTCGAATATAGTTatcgaagaaaaaaataattttcgtcCTAACGAAGCAGAagaatgtcgaatttgtttaagCAATTTCGGAGATTTACCTATTTACGGAGACGAAATCAGCCCAGATGTCTCCCTGGAAGTGATGACTTTTGGAGTAATACAGGTGGATCCTCTCGATCCATTTCCAAAGTTTATGTGTGAAGACTGTTTCAGGTTGTTAGAAAGTGCGATATCTTTCCGAAAACTAGCTAAACGATCCGATAGAATACTAAAACGTCAAAAATGGAGGAGGAAGCGAAAGAAATCTGGTGATAAAACAGACAAAAGCAAAGCATTTAAAATGAAGTCTGATGATGGAGATATTCGAGAAATAAATTCTCAAAACATAAACTTTGTGGCCCTTCCTGAAAATGCCAATGCAGAGGAGTCTTATGGTGAAGATGATTCCATCCCATTAAGCCATTTAGTACCCAACAGCAACACTATGTATGTTGAGAGTGTAACATTTGATAAAGCCACATTCAGTGGTACAACTTATGATAATGATGAAGCACATGTCAAAAAAgctcaaataaataatttttatgtaactgAAGTACAAGACGATACAGCTTATAACAATGAAGGCCAAAGCAATATAGCCtatataaatgaatttgaaaattatgTGGACTTTAAAAATGAGACCGAGGTTAATAATGTAGCCTATCACATTGATGTCCAAAGTGATGTAATATATCATATTGATAATCCTAACAACCAAGCTCTTCAACATGATTCTGAAAATAATGAGACACTAAGCAAAAAAGCAAATGATCAGGTTGTAGAACATGAAGATGTAGAAGTACTTAAAGATATTGACAAAGAGGTGCTTGGGAGTAATGAGAAAGCAATAACTGTGAGTGAAGACAAAGGAATACTTAGTGGTGATTGCATAGAAGTACTTGAAAGCACTGGAATTGATGATAATGACAGTGATGCAATGATGCTGATTGTGTCTGATGATAAAAGTAAGCCAGACAGTTACAGCTGCAAACTATGCAACTTGATTTTTCCAAGTTCAGAAGAATATGAAGAACACCGTTTAACAATTGATCACAAGAGGAATTACATCATGAGCTTCCTGCCAAAGAAGCCAAAGTCTGCagagaaaaaagaaacagtATATCCTAAAGACAGGAAATGTGACATATGCAACAGAGTCTTCACCAAATTGCATTATCCTAGACATATGTTTACTCAACACAAAATCAAGATAGATACAGCGCGGTCAGGAACTAAAAAGGAATGTCCAATATGTAAACAGTTCCTCCATCCATTAGCATTGAACCGCCACATCAAATCAAAACATAACACTGACCCAGGCCCAATACCTAAAGTTAAAATAGAATGTCCAGTATGTCACAAAATGTTTTCTAAAGACTTCTACCCATTGCACATGCAAAAACATGAAGATGAAACCAAGAATTTCATTTGTGATCAATGTGGCAAGAAATTCTTTTACAAATCCACATTTTACACTCATCGTTTGGTTCATTCAAATGAGCTACCACACAAGTGTGACTACTGTCCATACAAGGGACGTACCAAAGGGCTCCTCAAGACTCATGTACGCACTCATACTGGAGACTACCCGTACCAGTGTACACAGTGTGATACCCGCTGTCTCACTAAAAGCAATCTCAATGCACATTTACAACGTCATAGAGGCCCAATTGACTTCATCTGCGATACCTGTAACAGAGGGTTTTACACCAAAATTCAGCTAGAGAGACACATTTTGGTCATTCACCTAGGCATCAAAAACCATATCTGCAACTTGTGTGGCTTGGCATTTGGATATCGACATGGGCTTATGAGTCACCAACTAAATGTTCACAAACGGGCTAAGGGAGTTGGTAAAGCAAGAGCTGTGTATTTGAGACTTGAGGAGCAAGGGTTGAAACTGTCACAACAGTCAGAACAAGAAAATGTAAATGTTACAGTCAACCCTCCGGAACAGACAACTTAA
- the LOC126377089 gene encoding zinc finger protein 567-like — protein MSSDEDACRVCLKNEGILPIFGDDSNPDISMEVTIFGSIHLNKDDDFPKFICEDCFKQLEGAISFRNSAKRTEIFLKRRKKKLNLYGRSSTKVITETKASTSIEHHEVLEQYAAPKIDFVSVKVSDMSYIKNEPTLMVEDDEVYVENTVDDEDERQNDPEMVMLIVTDEDKKIKTETFTCKYCSLTFDSSEEYEEHRTTVEHKRNYVISFLPKKSSKCEVKSRETVNPKDQKCEICNRFFTKLHYPRHMQTQHKIKMETSRSTTKKECPICKKMFNPVSLIRHMKKFHSGEKEEKPKLKLECPLCKKYFSKHFYPLHMQRHKQGDSRNYICDQCGKKFFFKSSFCTHRLIHTNDLPHKCEYCPYRGRTKELLKIHVRTHTGDYPYKCTQCDTRCLTKSNLNSHMRRHRGPIDFICDSCNRGFYSKIQLERHISVIHYGVKNHVCSTCGATFGYRHGLMSHQRKVHKRPKGLGKPKAVYLRLEEEGLLQPQQEV, from the coding sequence ATGTCTTCTGATGAAGATGCTTGTCGCGTATGTCTCAAAAACGAAGGAATCCTTCCCATATTCGGTGATGATTCGAATCCAGACATATCTATGGAGGTTACAATATTCGGTAGTATACATCTAAACAAAGACGATGACTTCCCCAAGTTTATATGTGAAGATTGCTTTAAACAATTAGAAGGCGCAATCTCGTTCCGAAATTCCGCCAAACGTACCGAAATATTTCTCAAACGTAGAAAGAAGAAATTGAATCTTTACGGGAGGTCTTCTACTAAAGTTATAACTGAAACAAAAGCCAGTACATCGATAGAACACCATGAAGTCTTGGAACAATATGCTGCTCCTAAAATTGATTTCGTCTCTGTTAAAGTTTCAGATATGTCCTATATTAAAAATGAACCGACACTAATGGTTGAAGATGACGAGGTTTATGTTGAAAATACTGTAGACGATGAAGATGAGAGACAAAATGATCCTGAAATGGTGATGTTAATTGTGACAGATGaagataaaaagataaaaactgAAACATTTACTTGTAAATATTGCAGTTTAACTTTTGATTCATCAGAGGAATATGAAGAGCACAGAACAACTGTAGAGCATAAAAGGAATTATGTCATAAGTTTCTTACCAAAGAAATCAAGTAAATGTGAAGTTAAATCACGAGAAACAGTGAATCCGAAAGACCAGAAATGTGAAATCTGCAACAGATTTTTCACTAAGCTTCATTACCCAAGACACATGCAGActcaacataaaattaaaatggagACATCACGCTCAACAACGAAAAAGGAATGTCCTATCTGCAAGAAAATGTTTAATCCAGTATCTCTGATTCGCCACATGAAAAAGTTTCATAGTGGTGAGAAAGAAGAAAAACCAAAGCTTAAACTTGAATGCCCATTGtgcaaaaaatacttttctaaACATTTTTATCCTCTACACATGCAAAGACATAAGCAAGGGGATTCAAGAAACTACATTTGTGACCAATGTGGCAAGAAGTTTTTTTTCAAATCTTCTTTCTGTACTCATCGTTTGATTCATACCAATGATTTGCCCCACAAATGTGAATACTGCCCTTACCGAGGCCGTACTAAGGAACTGTTGAAGATTCATGTACGTACCCATACAGGTGACTATCCCTACAAATGTACACAATGCGATACTAGATGCCTTACTAAGAGCAACTTGAACTCTCACATGAGAAGACATAGAGGACCTATTGACTTCATTTGTGACTCATGCAACAGAGGGTTTTATAGTAAGATTCAGCTCGAGAGGCACATATCGGTAATACATTATGGAGTTAAAAATCATGTATGTTCTACTTGTGGGGCGACATTTGGCTACCGTCATGGATTGATGAGCCATCAAAGAAAGGTCCACAAGCGCCCTAAAGGTCTGGGAAAACCGAAAGCTGTATATTTAAGGTTGGAAGAAGAAGGGTTGTTGCAACCACAACAAGAAGTATAA
- the LOC126377239 gene encoding uncharacterized protein LOC126377239, translating into MVNASLAYEILLYINSFYFGLFAMCELGTLILKSVVIIDKYNDDTDPTKLDPLKLGQDYGMLVGLFVIEAARLLLGRKGSLKERDIPVMFSVLLTIPSIIGVLYLLIWQVVVLRIEYIWCTLMLCIQLLEFVFAVMFVVTMCKGPSYD; encoded by the exons ATGGTTAATGCTAGTTTGGCGTATGAAATTCTTCTCTAcataaattcattttatttcggTCTATTTGCAATGTGTGAACTGGGGACTCTCATTCTCAAGTCTGTAGTGATTATAGATAAATACAACGATGATACGGATCCTACTAAACTAGATCCACTGAAATTGGGCCAAGACTACGGTATGCTGGTTGGTCTGTTCGTCATAGAGGCCGCAAGACTTCTGTTGGGGCGCAAAGGCAGTCTCAAAGAAAGAG ATATTCCAGTAATGTTCTCGGTGCTGTTGACTATACCATCCATCATTGGTGTGCTGTATCTTCTCATCTGGCAAGTAGTGGTGCTGCGAATAGAGTACATTTGGTGCACTCTCATGTTGTGCATCCAACTACTGGAGTTCGTATTTGCAGTCATGTTTGTTGTCACCATGTGTAAAGGACCTTCATATGACTAA
- the LOC126377142 gene encoding gastrula zinc finger protein XlCGF17.1-like, giving the protein MATAYFGLKIIRRNRLRRQKKEAEKLNKTPQLPRICRICLNEGTISIYGGDSAPDISESIRIFGEIDIDVDDDYPKYLCQACNSLLQNAVLFRHTAKKSDIFLRENQQNVELSNEYVNNVEFSENDNSNDDESYEIGTSKSYTCKLCTLSFQSNNEYIAHKNSKRHKNVRIQCPICYGLLTPQLYKRHLARHESASHLICEVCGKMYRKDNLLRHLQLHSFELPYECQVCPYRGRYIDSLKIHMRSHTGDKPFCCDKCQLRFLTRSNLNRHLLTHRKDRPFKCNECGRGFYTKRDLDAHFKSDHAGIKEFGCHLCGNKYGTRKALMRHELRVHKRDKMVKGRMPLYLQAEYQRDVIES; this is encoded by the coding sequence ATGGCAACTGCTTATTTtgggttaaaaataataagacgCAATCGTCTCCGTCGACAGAAGAAAGAAGCTGAAAAGTTGAATAAAACCCCTCAACTACCCAGGATTTGTAGAATATGTTTAAATGAAGGTACGATATCTATTTACGGTGGCGATAGCGCTCCAGACATATCGGAATCCATCAGAATATTTGGCGAAATCGATATCGACGTAGACGACGACTATCCTAAATATTTATGTCAAGCTTGCAATTCTCTGCTACAAAATGCTGTATTATTCAGACACACCGCCAAGAAATCTGATATCTTTCTTCGTGAGAATCAGCAGAATGTAGAACTTTCAAATGAGTATGTAAACAATGTTGAATTTAGCGAAAATGATAACagtaatgatgatgaatcataCGAGATTGGAACTTCCAAGTCTTACACGTGCAAGCTTTGCACattaagttttcaaagtaaTAATGAATATATTGCACATAAAAATTCAAAACGGCATAAGAATGTCCGCATACAGTGCCCAATATGTTATGGTTTGCTCACACCACAGTTGTATAAAAGGCATTTGGCGAGACATGAATCTGCTTCACATCTTATTTGTGAAGTATGTGGAAAAATGTACAGAAAAGATAATCTGTTACGGCATCTCCAATTACACAGCTTTGAGTTGCCTTATGAATGTCAAGTGTGCCCATACAGAGGAAGATACATTGATTCTCTGAAGATTCACATGCGAAGTCACACAGGTGATAAGCCATTTTGTTGTGACAAGTGCCAGTTACGTTTCCTGACCCGAAGCAATCTTAACAGGCACCTCCTAACGCATAGAAAAGATAGACCTTTCAAGTGTAATGAATGTGGACGAGGGTTCTACACAAAAAGAGATCTAGACGCACATTTCAAATCTGATCATGCTGGTATTAAGGAGTTTGGATGCCACCTATGTGGCAATAAATATGGCACCAGAAAAGCTTTAATGCGGCATGAATTAAGAGTACATAAGAGAGATAAAATGGTCAAAGGAAGAATGCCTTTATACTTACAAGCCGAGTACCAAAGAGATGTTATTGAATCTTAG
- the LOC126377146 gene encoding zinc finger protein 728-like, translated as MVTSYYIMKMSQQKNKIYNEDYYSNLLNTVSYKKKKTKCRVCLKEGTVPIYGDDEEIPKTLAFFADIQISEEDNYPKYLCDVCFKFVKNAILFRKTAKLSEETLRQPMKEEVDTFNDHDYDDGGTEVDTTVKWDDDFSNIKTEKKDKVKYAQKVTCHICKKVINRSYIKEHVTMHDPDHHKYVCEICGKFFRLRCAYYNHRLRHRTDFPYKCQFCPYRGRYSELLKTHMRTHTGDYRYMCTECPARFLFKSNLNSHMLKHKEPQFKCEACKRAFHTKLMLQRHYEADHLGIKNHVCSICGKAFGYRNAMMKHQRHVHKREKSLFGRMPSYLEAQNKQQTAM; from the coding sequence aTGGTTACGTCTTATTACATAATGAAAATGTCCCAACAaaagaataaaatttataatgagGATTATTACAGTAACTTGTTGAACACTGTTTcatacaagaaaaagaaaaccaaatgCAGAGTTTGCCTCAAAGAAGGTACAGTACCAATTTACGGAGATGATGAAGAGATTCCCAAAACGTTGGCCTTCTTTGCAGACATCCAGATAAGCGAAGAGGACAACTATCCGAAATACCTATGTGATGTCTGTTTCAAGTTCGTAAAAAATGCAATTCTGTTCCGAAAGACTGCAAAACTATCTGAAGAAACTTTACGGCAACCAATGAAGGAAGAAGTAGACACATTTAACGACCACGATTACGACGACGGAGGTACTGAAGTTGACACAACCGTCAAATGGGATGATGACTTCAGTAATATCAAAACAGAGAAGAAAGATAAAGTTAAATATGCACAAAAAGTCACCTGTCATATATGCAAGAAAGTTATAAACCGGTCGTATATTAAAGAACATGTAACTATGCACGATCCTGACCACCATAAATATGTTTGTGAAATATGTGGCAAATTCTTTAGGCTACGTTGTGCATACTACAATCACCGTTTGAGACACAGGACAGATTTTCCATACAAGTGTCAATTCTGTCCTTACCGTGGACGTTATTCAGAGCTATTGAAAACTCACATGCGTACCCACACTGGGGACTATAGATATATGTGTACCGAGTGTCCAGCAAGATTCTTATTCAAAAGTAATTTGAACAGCCACATGTTGAAACATAAAGAACCTCAATTTAAGTGTGAGGCTTGTAAAAGAGCTTTCCATACTAAGCTAATGCTGCAAAGACATTATGAAGCAGATCATTTAGGTATCAAGAACCATGTGTGTTCTATTTGTGGGAAGGCTTTCGGCTACAGAAATGCTATGATGAAGCATCAGAGGCATGTACATAAAAGAGAAAAATCTCTATTTGGTAGAATGCCATCTTATTTGGAAGCCCAAAATAAACAGCAAACTGCCATGTAA
- the LOC126376962 gene encoding uncharacterized protein LOC126376962, with protein sequence MSSGSTRQTFTEHEKVCLQELVLKYKLNSAATIGAGNANVKKMAWVRLTQEFNSIATNSKRTEAQLKKCWDNLKTRRKQFLAQEKRERMRTGGGLYAASTSQGSQEAIDAALLDATNIELQGVFDSDSDMVLDHNMLAPVPDLPAPAAPANTSPGEGPSQIQKAIPVEVDIEIMDNQYRPSAGSRLSDYEPPSLIQESVPVAQVELPRRPSTGLREHDYGAPSQTQASKNIRAHVINQEFTLRKDRYQVIVDREEELHKLRVAEREWLVKAAEETYHKARLEKESAQELLLCSRAKRELAELHLSRERKK encoded by the exons ATGTCGAGCGGATCAACAAGACAAACTTTCACTGAACACGAAAaagtgtgtctgcaggaattagttttgaaatataaattaaattctgcTGCAACTATTGGGGCTGgaaatgcaaatgtaaaaaaaatggcttGGGTACGCCTTACACAAGAATTTAACTCCATTGCGACcaatagtaaa CGAACAGaggcacaattaaaaaaatgttgggacaatttaaaaaccagaagaaaacaatttctagcacaagaaaaaag ggaACGCATGAGGACCGGAGGTGGGTTGTATGCAGCTAGTACCTCTCAAGGCTCCCAGGAGGCTATTGATGCTGCTCTTTTGGATGCCACAAATATAGAGCTACAAGGCGTGTTTGATAGTGATAGTG ATATGGTGTTGGACCACAACATGTTAGCCCCAGTACCCGATCTCCCTGCACCTGCAGCCCCTGCTAATACCTCACCTGGCGAAGGACCATCCCAAATACAAA AAGCTATTCCTGTGGAAGTTGATATTGAAATAATGGATAATCAATATCGTCCATCAGCCGGGTCTCGTCTCTCCGATTATGAGCCACCTTCTCTAATTCAAG agtCTGTTCCTGTGGCACAAGTAGAGCTACCTCGTCGACCATCAACTGGATTGAGAGAACATGATTATGGAGCACCTTCTCAAACTCAAG CTTCAAAGAACATTCGGGCTCATGTAATTAATCAGGAGTTCACCTTGCGAAAGGATAGATATCAGGTGATAGTGGACAGGGAGGAGGAGCTACACAAATTGAGGGTAGCAGAGCGGGAGTGGCTCGTAAAGGCAGCTGAGGAGACATATCATAAAGCTCGCCTTGAAAAGGAAAGTGCGCAGGAGTTGCTGCTATGCAGCCGGGCTAAGCGAGAGCTAGCAGAGCTGCATCTTTCTagggaaagaaagaaataa